A window from Deinococcus detaillensis encodes these proteins:
- a CDS encoding glutamine synthetase family protein encodes MIPDTETILQQDVQLTRILWTDNAGLTRAKAVTRPSLPGALLRGVGLSMGQQALAMMVDSVVPESGLSAVGEVRIVPDPASYVTLPYAPGSAAMVSDMRTLDGKAWAHCPRDFLRRQVEAARQLGFTVMASFENEFYLFKDGEPLDSSVYGALEGFSASNAFALDVLAALDAHGLSPEMYYPESGPGQQEISIAPAEGIVAADCQVLFKMAVNGVARQHGLRASFAAKPVRDGAGSGCHIHLSLWRDGVNTFYDPSDDLGLSLTARQSIAGVLTHLPGLCALTVPSVNSYRRLLPGWWAGSYACWGLDNREASVRVASGHLLSGAGGGSTNFELKTCDASANPYLALGGLLACVLDGLKRELDPGAPLDKPPGDLTDAERAERRIQRLPESLPEALATCEQDDVLQAALGPDLARSFTAVRRAEAAYFATQNEDTELHMHRFVY; translated from the coding sequence ATGATTCCCGACACCGAGACGATCCTTCAGCAAGACGTCCAACTCACCCGCATCCTGTGGACCGACAACGCGGGCCTGACCCGTGCCAAGGCCGTGACCCGCCCCAGTTTGCCGGGAGCGCTGCTGCGCGGCGTGGGCCTGAGTATGGGTCAGCAGGCACTGGCGATGATGGTGGACAGCGTAGTCCCGGAAAGTGGCCTGAGCGCGGTGGGTGAAGTGAGAATCGTGCCCGATCCGGCCAGTTACGTCACTTTGCCCTACGCGCCCGGCTCAGCAGCGATGGTGAGCGACATGCGGACCCTGGACGGAAAAGCCTGGGCGCACTGCCCCCGCGACTTCCTACGCCGTCAGGTAGAGGCCGCTCGGCAACTCGGCTTCACGGTGATGGCGAGTTTTGAAAACGAGTTTTACCTGTTCAAGGACGGAGAGCCGCTGGACAGCAGCGTGTACGGAGCGCTGGAGGGCTTTTCAGCTTCTAACGCCTTCGCGCTGGATGTCCTGGCGGCACTGGACGCCCATGGCCTGAGCCCCGAGATGTACTATCCCGAATCCGGCCCCGGCCAGCAGGAGATTTCCATTGCACCTGCCGAAGGGATAGTCGCCGCTGACTGTCAGGTGCTGTTCAAGATGGCGGTGAATGGCGTGGCGCGTCAGCACGGCCTGCGGGCCTCGTTTGCCGCCAAGCCGGTCAGGGACGGAGCGGGCAGCGGGTGTCACATTCACCTGAGTCTGTGGCGAGACGGAGTCAATACTTTTTATGATCCCAGTGACGATCTTGGATTGTCCCTGACGGCGCGGCAATCCATCGCGGGTGTGCTGACCCATTTACCGGGCCTGTGCGCCCTGACGGTGCCTTCGGTCAATTCATACCGCCGCTTGCTGCCGGGCTGGTGGGCGGGCAGCTACGCCTGCTGGGGCTTGGACAACCGCGAGGCCAGCGTGCGGGTCGCCAGCGGCCACCTGTTGAGCGGCGCGGGCGGGGGCAGCACCAACTTCGAACTCAAGACCTGCGACGCCAGCGCCAACCCGTATCTGGCACTGGGCGGACTGCTGGCCTGTGTACTGGACGGCCTGAAACGCGAACTAGACCCCGGAGCGCCGCTGGATAAGCCGCCGGGCGACCTCACCGACGCAGAGCGGGCCGAGCGCCGCATTCAACGCTTGCCCGAATCGTTACCGGAAGCGCTGGCCACTTGCGAGCAAGACGACGTGCTTCAAGCGGCCCTCGGCCCCGATCTGGCCCGCTCGTTTACGGCTGTGCGCCGCGCCGAGGCCGCCTACTTTGCCACTCAGAACGAGGACACCGAACTTCATATGCACCGTTTCGTCTACTAA